The Flavipsychrobacter sp. genome contains the following window.
TACTAGTGGCTTAGCTATTTAATATCCACCGCAGATACTGCATGACCGTATGAAGAGCGATGATTTAACGCTCTGCTTATTGTTATATACCTGCTTTAATTTCACAATAAAAATACCCCGAATCATCTTAGCTATGCTTTGTAACTCAATAGTGAGGTGAACGATGTTATACGAAGCATTATATAAGATTTCAGAAGTAGAGCTAGTTTATAGGACTAAGGTCAAGGCTTCTGAACGCCCCACAGTCAAATCCTCCATAGATGCGTATAACATCTTATTACAGTATTGGGACGGTAATAAAATTGAATTACTGGAACAATTTAAGATTCTGCTGCTTAATCGTGCGAGTAAAGTGATAGGAATTAGCGAAATATCTTCCGGCGGTTTAACCGGAACTGTTGTTGACCCTAAAATTGTTTTTTCTACTGCTTTAAAAGCTAATGCAGCGAGCATAATCCTGTCTCACAATCACCCTTCGGGTAATTTGCAACCTAGTAAAGAGGATACGGCTTTAACTACCAAGATGAAAGAAGCTGGAAGTTTTTTAGACCTGCGTGTGCTGGATCACATCATTGTGACAAAAGAGGGGTATTACTCTTTTGCGGATGACGGTGCACTCTGTATACCTTGAATGAAATTACAAACCCTAAGATTATAGTTAAAATAAGGTACCAGTACTTGGGGGCAAGTCATATGGGACGGGCTTTTGAATTTCAGGAACATTCGTATCAATCCCACGCTGGCTGATAGCTTTTGAAATTGTATGAGCTTGCAGCAATCCGTCAGGGCATGGGCGCATAATATCTGCTATTTCCTGTTTATCTAGTTGCCCAAGCCATTTATCACGCTCTTCTGGCAACACTATAAATGGCATACGCTTTTTGTTGTTGTGAATTTCAGCCATAAGATCGTTAGCGGGTGTGGTAATAATACTTACCGTTGTCATTATTTCACCAGTATCTGGGCGCGCCCAGTTTGAATATATACCGCCAAAGGAAAATGGCTGATGATTGGGCATATAGATATAATGTGGAATCTTATTTTTCCCGTTATCCCGCCATTGCCATTCATAAAAACCATCGACCCAGATTAAACAGCGATTTTTGCCAATATAGTTTTTGTATGAAGCTGTCGTGAAGACCTTTTCGCATCTTGCATTCAAGGTCATGTCTGCGATTTCTTTTGCTCTTGCTGATTCGTGTACCCAACCTGGTACAAGTCCCCAGATACCACCATCCACGACAAGTGGATGTTCGTTAGTTGTCACTGGTATAAACTTGTGATCAAAACCAGAGAGGTGATAATAAAAGGCAGCATTTTTTACGTCATAGCCAGGTAGATATTCTTTTAGCTTTGGCTCAACCGCAGTAGAGGTATGGTAGCACATTATTAGTCTGTTTTGTTTGAAGGGTTATACCTGTAAAAATAAATATTTCCCCTTGTTGGCTTGGATATACATGGTTTGCATTCAAAATATAGACATGTGTACAATTTATTTTCTCATTATTTGTACATTTGTGCAATAATTGCAAAACAAACACTTATGGAACGTGCTAAAGTAATCACACCTATCGGCTACTCGTCCAGTAAATCTGGGCTCATTGAAAAATTACAGCAGGAAGTATATGCCTTGCAACGTTTCAAAAAAACAAAATCTGATGTACCAGAATTAGGACTTGGACCAATTGCTGACGCTTTTCCACAAAATTCATTCCCAATTGGTGCAATTCATGAATTTATCAGCTATAAAGTAGCCGATGCAGCCGCAACAACAGGCTTTATAGTCGCTCTTGCAGGAAGACTAATGCAGCAACAAGGCACTTGTCTTTGGGTCAGCACAAGGCGAACACTTTATCCACCATCGCTAAAACAATATGGCTTAGATGCTTCTCGTGTAATTTGTGTAGACCTATCACGACAAAAGGACGT
Protein-coding sequences here:
- a CDS encoding SOS response-associated peptidase yields the protein MCYHTSTAVEPKLKEYLPGYDVKNAAFYYHLSGFDHKFIPVTTNEHPLVVDGGIWGLVPGWVHESARAKEIADMTLNARCEKVFTTASYKNYIGKNRCLIWVDGFYEWQWRDNGKNKIPHYIYMPNHQPFSFGGIYSNWARPDTGEIMTTVSIITTPANDLMAEIHNNKKRMPFIVLPEERDKWLGQLDKQEIADIMRPCPDGLLQAHTISKAISQRGIDTNVPEIQKPVPYDLPPSTGTLF
- a CDS encoding JAB domain-containing protein, giving the protein MLYEALYKISEVELVYRTKVKASERPTVKSSIDAYNILLQYWDGNKIELLEQFKILLLNRASKVIGISEISSGGLTGTVVDPKIVFSTALKANAASIILSHNHPSGNLQPSKEDTALTTKMKEAGSFLDLRVLDHIIVTKEGYYSFADDGALCIP
- a CDS encoding Error-prone repair protein ImuA, which encodes MERAKVITPIGYSSSKSGLIEKLQQEVYALQRFKKTKSDVPELGLGPIADAFPQNSFPIGAIHEFISYKVADAAATTGFIVALAGRLMQQQGTCLWVSTRRTLYPPSLKQYGLDASRVICVDLSRQKDVLWAVEEALKCQSLSLVIGELSDMNFNDSRRLQLAVEQSNVTGLLHRYNPRSENTLATVARWKITSLPSHNDTTVPGMGFSQWHVQLSKVRNGKPNSWDVQWSAKGFQHLLPKTDKTQIQKRKTA